From Phenylobacterium immobile (ATCC 35973), a single genomic window includes:
- a CDS encoding YceI family protein, whose protein sequence is MIVKALITAALLAAPMAAHAQDHSTHAAPAAAPAKPGLPDAARVTGGAYEVDSHHTQVVWSVDHLGISTLYGMFGEMTGTLALDPKTPQNAKLSIAIPLTGLTVTSAAFAKHLSSPDFFDVAKYPTASFVSTGVKVMGTKAEITGDLTLHGVTKPVTLQAAFHGAGANPMNKVENIGFSATTSIKRSDFGLGMAVPMVSDEVKLKIVAAFVKK, encoded by the coding sequence ATGATCGTCAAAGCTCTTATCACCGCCGCCCTGCTGGCCGCCCCGATGGCCGCGCACGCCCAGGACCATTCCACCCACGCCGCGCCGGCCGCCGCCCCCGCCAAGCCCGGCCTGCCTGACGCCGCGCGCGTCACCGGCGGCGCTTACGAGGTCGATTCGCACCACACCCAGGTGGTCTGGTCGGTGGATCACCTGGGCATCTCGACCCTCTACGGCATGTTCGGCGAGATGACCGGCACGCTGGCCCTAGACCCGAAGACGCCGCAGAACGCCAAGCTCAGCATCGCTATCCCGCTGACCGGCCTGACGGTGACTTCGGCGGCCTTCGCCAAGCACCTCAGCTCGCCGGACTTCTTCGACGTGGCCAAATATCCGACGGCGAGCTTCGTCTCGACGGGCGTGAAGGTGATGGGAACCAAGGCCGAGATCACCGGCGACCTGACCCTGCACGGTGTGACTAAGCCCGTGACGCTTCAGGCCGCATTCCATGGCGCCGGCGCAAACCCGATGAACAAGGTCGAGAATATCGGCTTCTCGGCCACCACGTCGATCAAGCGCAGCGACTTCGGCCTGGGCATGGCTGTGCCGATGGTGTCCGACGAGGTGAAGCTGAAGATCGTCGCCGCCTTCGTGAAGAAGTAG
- a CDS encoding threonine aldolase family protein: MARYDFASDNTAPVAPEAMAALARVNSGFSAGYGADEHSRAAADLVRAFLDADAEVRFVASGTAANAVALAALCQPFEAVLAHDHAHVRTDETGAPGLFGHGLGLTPLSGASGRIDPASLADAMAAGEASNRQPAAALSLSNATEYGSVYSTEILSALSGAAKAKGLGVHLDGARLANAAASGFDVKAIAAAGVDILVLGGTKAGMPPSEALVLFDRALARRLDQRLKQAGQLPSKGRYYAAPFIGMLEDGALLRHAAHANAMARRLAEHQPFRVNHPVEANAVFVEMDKPRLAALTAKGWAAYRFLDGSVRFMCSWATTADSVDTLVADLQALA, translated from the coding sequence GTGGCGCGCTACGACTTCGCCTCCGACAACACCGCGCCGGTCGCGCCGGAGGCGATGGCCGCGCTCGCCCGCGTTAATTCCGGCTTCTCCGCCGGCTATGGGGCGGACGAACACAGTCGCGCGGCGGCCGATCTCGTGCGGGCTTTCCTGGACGCGGATGCGGAGGTGCGGTTTGTCGCCTCCGGCACGGCGGCCAACGCCGTGGCGCTGGCGGCGCTCTGCCAGCCGTTCGAGGCGGTGTTGGCCCACGACCACGCGCATGTGCGGACCGACGAGACCGGCGCGCCGGGCCTGTTCGGCCATGGCCTGGGGCTAACGCCGCTCTCGGGCGCGAGCGGGCGCATTGATCCAGCTTCACTGGCCGATGCGATGGCCGCGGGCGAGGCGTCCAACCGCCAGCCGGCCGCGGCCTTGTCGCTGAGCAATGCGACGGAGTACGGCTCGGTCTATTCGACGGAAATCTTGTCCGCTTTGAGCGGCGCGGCGAAGGCTAAGGGCCTGGGCGTGCATCTGGACGGCGCCCGGCTGGCGAATGCGGCGGCCTCCGGCTTCGACGTCAAGGCGATCGCCGCGGCGGGCGTGGACATCTTGGTGCTGGGCGGCACCAAGGCCGGCATGCCGCCCAGCGAGGCTCTGGTCTTGTTCGACCGCGCGCTGGCGCGCCGCCTGGATCAGCGATTGAAACAGGCCGGGCAACTCCCCTCTAAGGGCCGGTATTACGCCGCGCCCTTCATCGGCATGCTGGAGGACGGCGCACTCCTGCGCCATGCGGCCCACGCCAACGCCATGGCGCGCCGGCTGGCCGAACATCAACCGTTCCGGGTGAACCACCCGGTCGAGGCCAATGCGGTCTTCGTTGAGATGGACAAGCCGAGGCTGGCCGCCCTGACTGCTAAGGGCTGGGCGGCCTACCGCTTTCTCGATGGCTCGGTGCGGTTCATGTGTTCGTGGGCGACCACGGCGGACAGCGTCGATACGCTTGTCGCGGACCTGCAGGCCCTGGCGTAA
- a CDS encoding acetyl-CoA carboxylase carboxyltransferase subunit alpha: protein MPAHYLEFERPIADLEAKIEELSKLSDTAGDGAFDPEIDALRARAQDLRREAYAKLDPWQKTQVARHPERPHFIDYAAALIEDFQELRGDRKFADDQAIMGGLGRFRGRGVVVMGHEKGRDTVTRVKHNFGYARPEGYRKAIRLMELAERFNLPVLSFVDTPAAYPGVASEERGVAEAIARSTEKSLMLGVPMVAVVTGEGGSGGALGIACGSRVLILEHSIYSVIPPEGANSILWRGARTAADAAKAMKITAQDLLGMKVVDRIIPEPAGGAHSDPHAAIQAVGDAVEQELVALEGLDPEALRKHRAERFYAIGRAGLN, encoded by the coding sequence ATGCCCGCGCACTACCTTGAGTTCGAGCGGCCCATCGCTGATCTCGAAGCCAAGATCGAAGAGCTGTCGAAGCTGTCGGACACCGCCGGAGACGGCGCCTTCGACCCGGAGATCGACGCCTTGCGCGCCCGCGCCCAGGATCTGCGCCGCGAAGCCTACGCCAAGCTCGATCCCTGGCAGAAGACGCAAGTCGCGCGCCATCCCGAACGCCCGCACTTCATCGACTACGCCGCCGCGTTGATCGAGGACTTCCAGGAGTTGCGCGGCGACCGCAAGTTCGCCGACGACCAGGCGATCATGGGCGGCCTTGGGCGGTTCCGCGGCCGCGGCGTCGTGGTCATGGGCCATGAGAAGGGCCGCGACACGGTCACCCGCGTGAAGCACAACTTCGGCTACGCCCGGCCTGAGGGCTATCGCAAAGCGATCCGCCTGATGGAATTGGCCGAGCGCTTCAACCTGCCGGTCCTGAGCTTCGTCGACACGCCCGCCGCCTATCCTGGCGTCGCCTCCGAGGAGCGCGGCGTCGCCGAGGCCATCGCCCGCTCCACCGAAAAAAGCCTGATGCTGGGGGTCCCCATGGTCGCCGTGGTCACCGGCGAGGGCGGCTCCGGCGGCGCGCTGGGCATCGCCTGCGGCAGTCGCGTCTTGATCCTCGAACACTCGATCTATTCGGTGATCCCGCCGGAGGGAGCGAACTCCATCCTGTGGCGTGGCGCGCGCACCGCCGCCGACGCGGCCAAGGCCATGAAGATCACCGCCCAGGATCTGCTCGGCATGAAAGTCGTCGACCGCATCATCCCGGAACCGGCCGGGGGCGCGCATTCCGACCCGCACGCCGCCATCCAGGCTGTGGGTGACGCTGTGGAGCAGGAACTGGTCGCCCTCGAAGGTCTGGATCCCGAGGCGCTGCGCAAGCACCGCGCTGAGCGTTTCTACGCCATCGGCCGCGCCGGCCTGAACTGA
- a CDS encoding glycine zipper domain-containing protein, with protein MNAPVKTGLRIGLASALALATAVPALAQSPYQPTDQYRRDVETYQREQDRYQDRREDYAESRADYRAARAEYDRKLAQWDRDQVRYDRRYGRGAYVRVYGVRPVWDEGRWTTASSNGDYRAARAEYDRKLAQWERDQIRYDRRYGRGAYVRVYGARPVWDESRWTTAYRDPRHDSSPVYADRYAIDSSYIERRCGNKSTVTAGVVGALLGAALGSNVAANGRGTEGAVLGAVVGGGIGAAVGNANDRSRCDNAGLYYSYNDTIPYREAEYDRARNSGRYNYSYYEQQGCRLASAPADRDGRDYRYVRVCPDREGRYRVTG; from the coding sequence ATGAACGCCCCCGTAAAGACCGGACTCAGAATCGGTCTCGCTTCCGCCCTCGCGCTGGCGACCGCTGTCCCAGCCCTGGCGCAAAGCCCGTACCAGCCGACCGACCAGTATCGTCGCGATGTTGAGACCTATCAGCGCGAGCAAGATCGCTACCAAGACCGTCGCGAAGACTACGCCGAGAGCCGCGCCGACTATCGCGCCGCGCGCGCTGAGTATGATCGCAAGCTCGCCCAGTGGGACCGCGACCAGGTCCGCTATGATCGCCGCTACGGCCGCGGAGCCTATGTCCGCGTCTATGGCGTGCGTCCGGTTTGGGACGAAGGCCGTTGGACCACCGCCTCGAGCAACGGAGACTATCGCGCCGCGCGCGCTGAATATGATCGCAAGCTCGCCCAGTGGGAACGCGATCAGATCCGCTATGACCGCCGCTACGGCCGCGGGGCCTATGTCCGCGTCTATGGCGCGCGCCCGGTGTGGGACGAAAGCCGCTGGACCACCGCCTATCGCGACCCGCGCCATGACTCCTCGCCGGTCTACGCCGATCGTTACGCCATCGACAGCTCCTACATCGAGCGTCGGTGCGGCAACAAGTCGACGGTGACCGCCGGCGTCGTCGGCGCCCTCCTGGGCGCGGCGCTGGGCTCCAACGTCGCCGCTAATGGCCGCGGCACGGAGGGCGCTGTCTTGGGCGCTGTTGTGGGCGGCGGCATCGGCGCCGCGGTCGGCAACGCCAATGACCGTTCGCGTTGCGACAACGCTGGTCTCTACTACAGCTACAATGACACGATCCCGTACCGCGAGGCCGAGTACGACCGCGCCCGAAACAGCGGGCGCTACAACTACAGCTACTATGAGCAGCAAGGCTGCCGCCTGGCCTCGGCGCCGGCCGACCGTGATGGCCGCGACTATCGCTACGTCCGGGTCTGTCCTGACCGCGAAGGCCGCTACCGCGTCACCGGCTGA
- a CDS encoding SRPBCC family protein, giving the protein MTQESDPRTTWALDREIVLTRVIDAPLERVFRAWSDPEQIVQWFSPEGFENETLEIDIRPGGRWRFIYVSPDGVRYENRMVFLRIDAPRLIEIDHGSDIDDDPQRFRVTVTFDAQSNGKTVVTLRQLHPTAAQRAAGIGFGAVEIGFTTLDKLARHLA; this is encoded by the coding sequence ATGACCCAGGAGAGTGATCCGCGCACAACCTGGGCGCTGGACCGTGAGATCGTGCTGACCCGCGTGATCGACGCGCCGCTGGAGCGCGTGTTCCGGGCCTGGAGCGACCCTGAGCAGATCGTCCAATGGTTCTCGCCGGAGGGCTTTGAGAACGAGACCCTGGAGATCGATATCCGCCCGGGCGGCCGCTGGCGCTTCATCTACGTCTCGCCGGACGGCGTTCGCTACGAGAACCGCATGGTCTTCCTGCGCATCGATGCGCCGCGCTTGATCGAGATCGACCATGGGTCTGACATCGACGATGATCCCCAGCGCTTCCGCGTAACCGTCACCTTCGATGCGCAGAGCAATGGCAAGACCGTAGTGACGCTCCGCCAGCTGCACCCGACCGCGGCGCAGCGCGCAGCCGGCATCGGCTTCGGCGCGGTGGAGATCGGTTTCACCACCCTCGACAAGCTCGCCCGGCATCTCGCCTAG
- a CDS encoding ArsR/SmtB family transcription factor, with translation MARPDVSHAFAALGDPTRLAILSRLAGEGELTVRELAQPFSISLPAVSQHLKVLEHAGLITRRRDGQRRPCQIRPERLNEAMAWLNFTRRAWEARFDRLERFLQLSDLKGLNDDPGE, from the coding sequence GTGGCGCGCCCAGATGTAAGTCACGCCTTCGCCGCGCTTGGCGACCCGACACGGCTGGCGATCCTCAGTCGACTCGCTGGCGAGGGCGAGTTGACCGTGCGGGAGCTCGCTCAACCTTTCTCCATCAGCCTTCCGGCGGTGTCGCAGCACTTGAAGGTGCTGGAGCACGCCGGCCTCATCACGCGCCGCCGCGACGGCCAGCGCCGCCCCTGTCAGATCCGTCCGGAGCGCCTGAACGAGGCCATGGCTTGGCTGAACTTCACCCGCCGGGCCTGGGAGGCGCGGTTCGACCGCCTCGAACGCTTTCTGCAACTGTCCGATCTGAAAGGCCTGAACGATGACCCAGGAGAGTGA